One Brassica napus cultivar Da-Ae chromosome C2, Da-Ae, whole genome shotgun sequence DNA window includes the following coding sequences:
- the LOC106382163 gene encoding uncharacterized protein LOC106382163 translates to MELVPMSINFTQIFDSWPQPPHNLYSAVKPPPEPSLTALMDSLRRDSKSEFVSRAKRVFLGQDSERERGEALKLLAACCGCDSVSCASSIFNGDIGSVPYINDAAEDTGLSPLHAAAEANAPRCVEMLIKRRARTDMRSKDGRALLPLELSLCSGSMDVTWDPSGDSLGDLVLLLGDKDLTVVRLLAEKTKEVDVVAHSYATAGEIVPLTALLIVAVDKIREASVALQDVDDSVWTKPKKTIYESVIREALRSNSKKRMLLLREIGLLQLFGAAVFSESVDKQTSPLFSIVQAGDEAVLELLINTDIDVNETDAEGNTALHCCLKGSSVPHKQQTRIMNLLLVHGARITHKNKLGLSAVHLAAANGNLSALEILLAAYPELVHYRTVIKETPLFFAVKNNHLDCVELLLQCGASSEIHNLRKQRPIELTQSQDIRFLLNPTNITCSSKEAEPAKGDDEETSFAGTTVPPWLKKFVKWLPRHLRDVSDRYREINGYPLSSLKADFRADFGMELNHSSLGFSKLIDFIKYFPKLCQVKCVLVGDSGLATHWVMLPSKCSQLKGRPPEPLIIKNNDSFFPNKPKASSAPALKYTQQAHDSQTLKAATLNNDSLSPNKTKVSSTPDLICSGSFIQQAHVSKILEPEVEPQPPVDASYSNYRQVKHPVLETASHVSKTLKPEPSLDASYSYHHHQLKHPVLEALARIRNSTSIFFLREFDFYQSYDTCLRKGMCFWCNKSMLLWANFPCRHKLWCSSCKHKIAQSAGDHHKCVICDAKVECFILSPPFGFDHHRHSSRLPNDAEIATWFLEYLI, encoded by the exons GTACCGATGAGCATCAATTTCACTCAGATCTTCGATTCATGGCCTCAACCTCCTCACAATCTTTACTCCGCCGTAAAACCACCTCCGGAGCCTTCTCTAACCGCCTTGATGGACTCCCTACGGCGAGACAGCAAATCCGAGTTCGTCTCCCGCGCGAAACGCGTCTTCCTAGGTCAAGACTCGGAGCGCGAGCGAGGCGAGGCGCTCAAGCTTCTCGCCGCCTGCTGCGGCTGCGATTCCGTTAGCTGCGCTTCGTCCATCTTCAACGGAGACATCGGATCGGTTCCGTACATCAACGACGCGGCTGAGGATACGGGACTCTCGCCGCTGCACGCGGCGGCCGAGGCTAACGCGCCGAGGTGCGTGGAGATGCTTATTAAGCGACGCGCTCGTACGGATATGAGGAGCAAAGACGGACGTGCTTTGCTTCCTCTGGAGCTTTCTCTCTGCAGCGGAAG CATGGATGTGACCTGGGATCCAAGTGGTGACTCTCTTGGAGACTTGGTTCTTCTCCTTGGTGACAAG GATCTGACGGTGGTGAGACTACTTGCTGAAAAGACGAAGGAAGTGGACGTTGTGGCACATTCATACGCCACGGCTGGTGAAATTGTTCCTTTGACTGCGTTGCTGATTGTAGCGGTTGATAAGATCAGAGAGGCTAGTGTGGCGTTACAGGATGTCGATGATTCTGTGTGGACAAAGCCAAAGAAAACGATCTATGAGTCTGTTATTCGAGAAGCATTGCGTAGTAATAGCAAGAAAAGAATGCTTTTGTTGCGGGAGATTGGGCTCCTTCAGCTCTTTGGTGCTGCAGTTTTTAGTGAATCTGTGGACAAGCAAACCTCGCCGCTTTTCTCCATTGTACAG GCTGGAGATGAAGCTGTTCTTGAACTGCTTATAAACACGGACATTGATGTTAACGAAACAGATGCAGAAGGGAACACAGCTCTTCATTGCTGCCTGAAGGGATCATCTGTGCCACATAAGCAACAAACCAG AATCATGAACCTACTTCTTGTACACGGTGCTCGAATTACACATAAGAACAAGTTGGGTTTATCTGCAGTCCACTTAGCTGCCGCAAATGGCAATTTATCTGCACTTGAG ATTCTACTAGCGGCCTACCCTGAGTTGGTTCACTACCGAACAGTAATCAAAGAGACACCACTATTCTTCGCAGTGAAGAATAACCATCTTGACTGCGTTGAGTTGCTACTTCAGTGTGGAGCAAGTTCAGAAATTCATAATCTACG AAAACAGAGACCAATAGAGCTGACTCAGTCACAAGATATACGATTCCTCCTTAACCCAACAAACATCACTTGCT CTAGCAAAGAAGCAGAACCTGCtaaaggagatgatgaagaaaccAGTTTCGCTGGCACTACCGTGCCACCATGGCTCAAAAAGTTCGTAAAGTGGCTTCCTCGGCATCTCCGAGATGTATCAGACAGGTACAGAGAGATTAATGGATATCCCCTCTCATCACTCAAAGCCGATTTCAGAGCTGATTTTGGCATGGAACTCAACCACTCCTCCCTGGGCTTTTCCAAACTCATCGACTTCATCAAATATTTTCCAAAACTCTGTCAAGTTAAATGCGTCCTCGTTGGTGATTCTGGACTTGCAACCCACTGGGTGATGTTACCCTCCAAGTGTTCTCAGCTCAAAGGAAGACCTCCAGAGCCACTCATCATCAAAAACAACGACTCTTTCTTTCCCAACAAACCGAAGGCCTCATCAGCTCCAGCTCTCAAGTACACACAACAAGCACATGATTCTCAAACCTTGAAGGCCGCCACTCTGAACAatgactctctctctcccaaCAAAACGAAAGTCTCATCAACCCCAGATCTTATATGCAGTGGCAGCTTCATACAACAAGCACATGTCTCTAAAATCTTGGAGCCAGAAGTAGAGCCTCAACCTCCCGTGGATGCATCTTACAGCAACTATCGTCAAGTAAAACATCCGGTTCTAGAGACAGCTTCACATGTATCTAAAACATTGAAGCCAGAACCTTCCTTGGATGCTTCTTACagctatcatcatcatcagctaAAACATCCGGTTCTAGAGGCGCTTGCAAGGATCAGAAACAGCACATCCATATTCTTTCTCCGTGAGTTCGACTTTTATCAA AGCTATGACACGTGTTTAAGGAAAGGAATGTGTTTCTGGTGCAACAAGAGCATGCTTCTATGGGCAAACTTCCCATGTCGACACAAACTCTGGTGCAGCTCTTGTAAACACAAGATTGCACAATCTGCAGGCGACCACCACAAGTGTGTGATCTGTGACGCTAAAGTCGAATGTTTCATCTTGTCTCCACCGTTTGGGTTCGATCATCATAGGCATTCAAGTCGTCTCCCTAACGATGCTGAAATAGCGACTTGGTTCCTCGAATATCTGATATAA
- the LOC106382160 gene encoding transcription factor MYB30-like, which yields MVRPPCCDKEGVKKGPWTPEEDIILVTYIQEHGPGNWRAVPTNTGLLRCSKSCRLRWTNYLRPGIKRGNFTEHEEKMIVHLQALLGNRWAAIASYLPQRTDNDIKNYWNTHLKKKLNKANQVSHQEHDQSRDRSSLSSSPSSSSANSNSNINIARGQWERRLQTDIHLAKKALSEALSPAVAPINTATTSSSAESRLTTSSASGFLWTQETSTTYASSTENIAKLLKGWVKKSPTQNSADQMVSPDSETKEVIKSNVEKDCAGAFQSFSGFDHLKDRDSAGVSPDHETKPDITGYSNQSQWSLFEKWLFEDSGGQVGDILLDENPNFF from the exons ATGGTGAGACCCCCTTGTTGTGACAAAGAAGGAGTGAAGAAAGGGCCATGGACTCCTGAAGAAGATATCATTTTAGTTACTTACATCCAAGAACATGGTCCTGGTAATTGGAGAGCTGTTCCCACCAATACTG GGTTGCTTAGATGCAGCAAGAGTTGTAGGCTTAGATGGACGAACTATTTAAGGCCAGGAATCAAAAGAGGCAACTTCACAGAACATGAAGAGAAGATGATTGTACATCTCCAAGCCCTCTTAGGCAATAG ATGGGCTGCAATTGCGTCTTATCTTCCACAAAGGACAGACAATGACATTAAGAACTATTGGAACACTCACttgaagaagaaactcaacAAAGCCAATCAAGTTTCTCATCAAGAACATGATCAATCAAGAGACCGTTcctcactctcttcttctccatcgtCTTCCTCTGCTAATTCCAACTCAAATATTAATATCGCAAGAGGCCAATGGGAAAGAAGACTTCAAACCGATATTCACTTGGCGAAAAAGGCTCTCTCTGAGGCTTTGTCTCCTGCCGTAGCACCGATCAATACAGCAACAACATCTTCTTCTGCTGAATCAAGACTTACTACTTCCTCAGCTAGTGGGTTTCTTTGGACACAAGAAACATCTACCACTTATGCCTCAAGCACCGAGAATATAGCGAAATTGCTCAAAGGGTGGGTGAAGAAATCGCCAACTCAGAACTCAGCGGATCAAATGGTTTCTCCggattctgagacaaaagaagTGATCAAGAGTAATGTCGAGAAGGACTGTGCAGGGGCATTTCAGTCATTTTCAGGGTTCGATCACTTAAAAGATCGTGACTCAGCTGGTGTTTCACCTGATCATGAGACCAAACCAGACATAACTGGATACAGTAACCAAAGTCAATGGTCTTTGTTCGAGAAGTGGCTGTTTGAGGATTCTGGTGGACAGGTTGGTGATATTTTATTGgatgaaaaccctaatttcttctGA
- the LOC106379861 gene encoding protein yippee-like At3g55890 has product MGRAFGIELEGAVYTCKWCDTHLGVPSDIISKETEDGCLVYVFSRLYNTIILAEATGDFHDIFCVGCSNDIGIYGVSDPNSFRVLRSELHGPEGSDDEV; this is encoded by the exons ATGGGAAGAGCGTTCGGGATCGAACTCGAGGGAGCAGTGTATACATGCAAATGGTGCGACACACATCTCGGAGTCCCCAGTGATATCATCTCTAAGGAGACCGAG GATGGTTGCCTCGTATATGTGTTCAGTAGACT CTACAATACAATAATTCTGGCTGAAGCAACTGGTGACTTCCATGATATCTTTTGTGTCGGTTGTTCCAACGACATCGGCATTTATGGC GTAAGTGATCCAAATAGTTTCAGGGTTTTGAG GAGCGAACTCCATGGACCGGAAGGAAGCGATGATGAGGTTTAG